A DNA window from Carassius gibelio isolate Cgi1373 ecotype wild population from Czech Republic chromosome A8, carGib1.2-hapl.c, whole genome shotgun sequence contains the following coding sequences:
- the LOC128018964 gene encoding FYVE, RhoGEF and PH domain-containing protein 1 isoform X3 has product MTGFVFCCAMYMDKTSVLRGPCLGAHETPQRLCSDPGPLETQHCNGTSEDGPQDVPPPPTKTRPPLPGPKPQVPPKPPHLQQKSARRTCPPDKPLPPPPPSRPLPADPRQSHATLPRAEGSSSPTCVLSLIEKFEREQIIVVPDITGGVMCTPRVPEQQAASGPFSPPPSEFILPCTSLQEPLEAPLAEDEVEKEEKEEEEEVDETEEDDSELGASCSEKRLSMESGYGASDKLLDTMETRDLTANQSEIPSERLSLPPSQMDGKLANRDSGIDSISSPSHSEELCFVGDEREICPCSPGPGLPCSYAEGPEGDGASGVEGGRDSEGDSDMEEGSGDESEMNPMALQPLPKAERQDSTELSVQQRVFNIANELLHTEKAYVSRLHLLDQVFCAQLMEEARARSSFPCEVVMGIFSNICSIYCFHQQFLLPALEKRMEEWDLNPRIGDILQKLAPFLKMYGEYVKNFDRAMELVNTWMQRSSQFKAIIHNIQKEEMCGNLTLQHHMLEPVQRIPRYELLLKDYLHRLPEDADDFKDAQKSLELIATAAEHSNAAIRKMERMRKLLKVYELLGGEEDIVNPTNELIKEGHILKLSAKNGTSQDRYLILFNDRLLYCVPKLRLIGQKFGVRARIDVDGMELKETSSMNVPRTFLVSGKQRSLELQASTEEEKRDWIQAIQATIQRHEQTLETFRMHNCSFREEDFTPPNSPNCSELGKRAPTPIREKEVTLCMKCQEPFNSITKRRHHCKACGHVVCGKCSEFRARLLYDNNRANRVCIDCYTMLVGVPPSPASLSNSALRRRSILEKQASVAAENSVLCSFLHHMEKGSGRGWQKAWFVIPDNEPLVLYIYGAPQDVKAQRSIPLIGFEVSLPESSDRLERRNAFKMSQSHLTVYFSADCEELQRRWMEVLSRAGRGEELQSNGPISEALEEEGEEPVPTGEST; this is encoded by the exons TGCCCCCGAAACCCCCTCATCTACAGCAGAAGAGTGCTCGAAGGACATGCCCCCCGGATAAACCCCTCCCACCTCCACCACCCTCCCGCCCTCTCCCTGCCGACCCCCGCCAATCACACGCCACCTTACCGCGAGCAGAGGGAAGCTCCTCCCCCACTTGTGTCCTCTCACTCATCGAGAAGTTTGAGAG ggagcaGATCATCGTTGTGCCAGATATCACCGGGGGAGTGATGTGCACCCCACGGGTCCCCGAACAGCAGGCCGCTTCTGGGCCTTTTAGCCCTCCACCCTCGGAGTTCATCCTGCCCTGCACGTCCCTTCAGGAACCACTAGAGGCGCCGCTGGCTGAGGACGAGGTCGAGAaagaagaaaaggaggaggaagaagaggtggACGAAACCGAGGAGGATGACAGCGAACTCGGGGCTTCCTGCTCAGAAAAGCGTCTCTCTATGGAATCAGGCTATGGTGCCTCTGATAAACTGCTGGACACTATGGAAACGAGGGACCTTACAGCCAACCAATCAGAAATCCCCTCGGAACGCTTGTCCCTCCCTCCGTCACAGATGGATGGGAAGCTGGCCAATAGAGACAGTGGTATTGACAGCATCAGCTCGCCCTCACACAGCGAGGAGCTCTGCTTTGTTGGGGACGAGAGGGAGATTTGCCCCTGCAGCCCAGGGCCCGGGCTTCCTTGCAGCTATGCCGAGGGGCCCGAAGGAGACGGGGCCAGTGGTGTGGAGGGCGGCAGAGACTCAGAGGGAGACAGTGATATGGAGGAGGGCAGCGGGGACGAGAGTGAGATGAACCCCATGGCTCTACAACCTCTGCCTAAAGCTGAACGACAAGACTCCACTGAG CTGTCAGTCCAGCAGCGGGTGTTTAACATTGCTAATGAGCTGCTGCATACGGAGAAGGCTTACGTGTCCAGACTGCACCTCCTGGACCAGGTGTTCTGCGCCCAGCTGATGGAGGAGGCCCGAGCTCGCAGCTCCTTCCCCTGTGAGGTGGTCATGGGCATCTTCTCCAACATCTGCTCCATCTACTGCTTCCACCAGCAGTTCCTGCTGCCAGCGCTGGAGAAACGCATGGAGGAatg GGATCTGAACCCCCGCATCGGGGACATCCTGCAGAAACTGGCGCCTTTCCTGAAGATGTACGGCGAGTATGTGAAAAACTTTGACCGGGCCATGGAGCTGGTGAACACCTGGATGCAGCGCTCCTCTCAGTTCAAAGCCATCATTCACAACATCCAG aaaGAGGAGATGTGTGGGAATCTTACCCTACAGCACCACATGTTGGAGCCAGTGCAGAGGATTCCTCGCTACGAGCTCCTGCTCAAAGACTATCTTCACCGCCTGCCAGAGGACGCAGACGACTTCAAAGACGCTCAGA AATCTCTGGAGCTTATCGCCACAGCGGCAGAACATTCAAATGCTGCCATCAGGAAAATG GAGCGCATGAGAAAGCTGTTGAAAGTGTACGAGTTGCTCGGTGGAGAAGAGGACATTGTTAACCCGACTAATGAGCTCATCAAAGAGGGACACATCCTGAAACTGTCAGCCAAAAACGGGACATCACAGGATAGATACCTCATTCTG TTCAATGACAGGTTGTTGTACTGTGTTCCCAAACTGAGGCTGATAGGACAGAAGTTTGGAGTGCGAGCGCGGATTGATGTAGACGGGATGGAG CTGAAGGAGACCAGCAGCATGAACGTACCGCGAACCTTTCTGGTTTCGGGAAAACAGCGTTCACTGGAACTGCAAGCAAG tacggaagaggagaagagagattGGATTCAG GCGATCCAGGCCACTATACAGAGACATGAACAGACGCTGGAGACCTTCCGGATGCACAACTGCTCGTTTCGGGAGGAGGACTTCACTCCTCCAAACTCTCCG AATTGCTCAGAGCTTGGAAAGCGAGCGCCCACGCCGATCCGGGAGAAGGAGGTCACGCTGTGCATGAAGTGTCAGGAGCCTTTCAACTCGATTACTAAAAGACGGCATCACTGCAAAGCCTGTGGACAT GTGGTGTGTGGGAAGTGTTCGGAGTTCCGCGCCCGTCTGTTGTACGATAACAACCGAGCCAACCGTGTGTGTATAGACTGCTACACCATGCTAGTGGGAGTGCCACCCTCTCCGGCCAGTCTGAGCAACAGCGCACTGAGACGCCGCTCCATTCTAGAG AAACAGGCCTCGGTGGCAGCTGAGAACAGTGTGTTGTGTAGTTTCCTGCATCATATGGAGAAGGGAAGTGGACGTGGATGGCAGAAGGCTTGGTTTGTTATTCCTGACAATGAACCACTGGTGCTGTACATCTATGGTGCTCCGCAG GATGTCAAAGCCCAGCGCAGTATTCCCCTCATCGGGTTCGAGGTGTCTCTACCCGAATCAAGTGACCGTCTAGAACGACGCAACGCCTTCAAAATGAGCCAGAGTCATTTGACCGTCTACTTCAGTGCCGACTGTGAGGAGCTGCAGCGGCGTTGGATGGAGGTCTTATCAAGAGCCGGCAGGGGTGAGGAGCTGCAGTCAAACGGTCCGATATCCGAGGCCCTTGAGGAAGAAGGGGAGGAGCCAGTACCTACGGGAGAAAGCACATGA